The Bacteroidota bacterium DNA segment CTTTTACTTCTCCAAATTCATCTTTGAAAGTTTGCGGAGGAGAAAATGGTTTTGCTCCGCGCTTCACCGTTTCGTTGAAAGATTTTTCCGCATCATCCACCCACAGTGCAAGCACTTTCACACCATCGCCATGCTTTGCAACGTGCTTTGTGATTTCGCTGTTCGGGTCAAGCGAAGTAGTGAGCACCAAACGGATTTTTCCCTGCTGAAGCACATACGATGCTCGGTCTTTCATTCCTGTTTCCAATCCTGCATACGCCACAAGTTCATAGCCCCAGGCAGATTGATAATAGTAAGCAGATTGTTTCGCGTTACCAACATAAAATTCTACATAATCGGTTCCGTTGAGCGGAAGAAAATCAGGGCTGCCATTTTTATGAAGCTCCTGAAGTTTATTTATTGGTTCTGTTTTGGTAGCCATTGAAAAAATTTATGTGCTGGTTACTTGAAACATTTTTTACAGCCGTTGATTTATTTCTTAATAAAAATAAACTGCCCGCCTTCATCGCCCGTGTTTTTCACAGGAGCGAGCTTTGGACTTTGCTCAGAATTATTGATGACAGGAATTTTTATTTTGTTGTATACCTGTCCGGCATCTAAAAATTTATTGTCATTCTCTCCAAGTGTTTTCAAAAAATAGTAGGCGAAAACGGAATGACCGTCTTTTCCACCGTCCATCACGGGTTCAATTCCTCCGGAAGTCATTGCTTGTCTTGATGCAAGTCCGTGAACTTCTTTGTAATATTTTTCTGATTCTTCAAAGGGAACAGTTACGGTGTTTCCGCGGAAAATATCTCCGCTGAAGCAGGCATCGGCAACGAGCAAAGTGTGTTTGGATTTTATTCCACCGAGATACGCCTGCAAATCGGCATTCGAAATATAGTTGGCAACCGAATTTGTTTTCGCATCCACCGGAACCCAGAAACCTTTGTTCAGCTCCTGCTTGTATTCTCCGTGCCCGGAATAATAAATGAACACGTTGTCTTCGGGCTTCGCATTCTTTGCCAGTAAATCAAACGCGTCAATAATATTCACGCGCGTTGCCTGGTCATCGTACATCGTTTTGAAATCATCAAACTTGTATTTTGATTTCAGCATTGCCTCGATTGCTTTTGCATCGGCAACTGCATTTTGCAATGGAGGCCAGGTACCGGAATATTTATTCACGCCAATAATGAGCGCGTAATATTTTCCAATCACCATGTCTTTTGATTTGGAAACATTCAATCCCTTCAGCGGGTCTCCGCTTCCTCTATATAAAGGTTTCTCGGGAAGTTCGGCAGGCGCGGTGTTTTGCGCAATGGCAATATCCGTTGTGGGAAGCGGCTCGTTCATTTTCACTTCGAGCACCAAATCATTTGCGTTCGAGTATGCTCCTTCTAAATTCAAACCGATATTTATTTTTTGTTTATTGAAATCTTTGTTGGCATAAAACTCTACGGAGATTTCTTTTTCTTCTCCCGAAGAAATCGAAGGAACCATTTCAGAAAGTTTGTTCACCGCCATCACGTTCGGAGGAAAAATATAACTCACCTTCACATTTTTCGCGGCACCGCTTGAAGTGTTTTTCAATTTCAGTTTCAAAGTAATTGGCGCACCCTGCTCTGCTTTTCCGGTTGCCGAACTATAGGCGTGAGAAGTTACGCTCACAAAACTATAGCTCACTCCTCCGCGCGTTTGAAAAGGAATTTTAAACTGCGGAACAGTATATCCATTCGCATCAGAAATATCAACTATGAAATTTCCCGCCATTGTTTCAAGCGTGGAATCGGTGTGAATGGGAAGCGAAACACCGGTGAATTTTTCCGCATCCAAATTTCCGATGTTCACTTCCTTATCGAAAGTCAAACCAACAATAGTTTGGTCAATGGAAACTTTTGCTACAAGATTATACGCCTGCCCTTTGCCGGAATTTTTCAAAGTGAAATTTATTTTCGGGTTCTCAGGATTTTCAATCATGCCGTTGTGATTATCCTCAATCAAAACTGTGTTTATCACAGAAAGTTTCGGGTCGCCAGCATCTTTCATAAATTTTTTCTTTCCAA contains these protein-coding regions:
- a CDS encoding caspase family protein produces the protein MKNNPFVFTFLIFNFSFLISTSAQDLWKDKDGAHSAEILSTAISSDGAWMLTGGADKRVCLRDAKTGDPTKIFALSGPVTAVAFNAGAKIFAAGTSDAKVTIFDVKEMKYKKALTKEHTLDITAISFNPISDYIVTSSKDGSAKIWDANGSGSLFTLKHAKAVNGAVFSPDGKSIATASSDNTVKIWEAGTGEMKKSFDADSKEATAVAWSADGKYIASGGSNGKVIIWEAASGNKFAETNFKSQVNSVSFSPDVQYIAAAGADKKIIVWNIETKALTKEFAAHDGDVTGIAFADNGKYFISVSKDMSLKIWDVSALKIGKKKFMKDAGDPKLSVINTVLIEDNHNGMIENPENPKINFTLKNSGKGQAYNLVAKVSIDQTIVGLTFDKEVNIGNLDAEKFTGVSLPIHTDSTLETMAGNFIVDISDANGYTVPQFKIPFQTRGGVSYSFVSVTSHAYSSATGKAEQGAPITLKLKLKNTSSGAAKNVKVSYIFPPNVMAVNKLSEMVPSISSGEEKEISVEFYANKDFNKQKINIGLNLEGAYSNANDLVLEVKMNEPLPTTDIAIAQNTAPAELPEKPLYRGSGDPLKGLNVSKSKDMVIGKYYALIIGVNKYSGTWPPLQNAVADAKAIEAMLKSKYKFDDFKTMYDDQATRVNIIDAFDLLAKNAKPEDNVFIYYSGHGEYKQELNKGFWVPVDAKTNSVANYISNADLQAYLGGIKSKHTLLVADACFSGDIFRGNTVTVPFEESEKYYKEVHGLASRQAMTSGGIEPVMDGGKDGHSVFAYYFLKTLGENDNKFLDAGQVYNKIKIPVINNSEQSPKLAPVKNTGDEGGQFIFIKK